In the genome of Dysgonomonadaceae bacterium zrk40, the window CCATGAAAGGCGGAACCGCGCTAGCGTCGCTCAAAGGATCCAGGCTCGCACCCGGGCCGATCAACCTGACATCGCCGACCGGGGCCTGACCGGCAATACCCGTCGAGATATCACATCTAGATGCGAGCTTTCAGGAGGTTATCCATTCGGACGCACAAAGACCGCTCGAACCGATTGAACTGACGCATCGCGCTTCCCGAAATTCAATTCCGATTCTCCGGCCGATGCGCTAGCCCACCCTCGTACGCCGGCTCGCTGCCCGTTCCAGATCGGCTCCCATGCGGGCGGATAGCCGCGTTGCAATACGCCTGACATTGGCGATGGTGCGTTCTCTGTCAATGAGCTCGTCGGCCCGAAGACTGACGGCAACCCCTGCGATCGGGAAGTTGCGTGAATCGAGAACCGACGCACCAAAACAGATAATGCCTTCGGCGACTTGCTGGTTGTCGACGGAGTAGCCTCTTTCGCGCGTCTCGCGCAGTTCCGCGAGCAACTGCTCCACGGTCTGGACGCTGGAGGACGTACGCGGCGGCGGCAGCCCGTCCGCATAGATCCTCTTGACTTCGAAATCGCTCATATGGCTCAGGAAGGCCTTTCCGGTCGCGGTAAAGGCCGCCGGAAGCCGCATACCGGCGCGGAAATCGACAAGCGAATGGCTGATGTCCGAATTGCGCGCCGCGATGTAGACCACTTCGTTGCCTTCGAGAACGGTAAGCGTAATCGTTGCACCCGGAAGCTCGGTTTCCCTGTCCCAGATCGAGGCGAACTCGGTGGCCACGTCGGACTGCTCCATAAAGGCGTTCGACCAGCGCATCAGATGGGGACCGAGCTGATAGGTCTGGTCAGGGCGGCGGATCAGCAGTCCCAGTTCCACAAGCGTGCGGCACAGCATGTGAACCGAGCTTTTAGCGATTCCAAGCTCGCGCGCGAGATCTGACAGGTTGGGATGGCTTCGGTTTCTCGCCACCAGATCGAGTATGCGCGTCGCCCGCTCCACGGCGGGCACCAGTTTTGTCTGTTCTTGATCCATCGCCAATCAAATGCCGTTTCGCTCCAAATCATTCTTGACAACCATCAGAACAGATCATTATTGTTCTGTCTACTGAAAACAGTTCACTATATCGAACTGTGGGCATGATTATGGACTGATTTCATAATCGTGATCGGGTCGGGATACGACCCACGGGGCAGGCTATGTTGCTTTTGGGAGGGGGCGCATGGTGATGAGCAAGAGAGACTGGGCCATCCGTTTCGCGGAAGCGTCCGACGGCGATCGGACGATCGGCGCGATGGCGCGCTATTTCACCTGTACTTACCTTTGGGACATGGGCACCGCGAAGATCATCATTCGGATGATCGACGGCAAGGTCAGCGAGATCAATATCGACCCCGCGCCGATGGATGCCTATGACTTTGCCTTGCGGGCCGGTCCTGCTACGTGGCGCGAATTTGCCAAGCCGATACCGGAACCGATGTATCACGGCATCTGGTCGGCAAGCTTCCGGCGGGACCTGAAGCTTGAGGGCAATCTTCTCGTCCTCATGCAGAACCTGCGCAATTTTACCGTTCAGTTTGAACTGCTTCGCAAAGTCGGCGTGCCGGTCTGAGCCGGCGCGCCCTGTTGTTGCGCCCGGTGCGCTTTCGAAACATACGGAGCCCTTTATGGCCAAGCATTCGCCTGTCATCGGACGTTATGTCACGATTGATGTCGACGGCTACGAGTACAAGGTCTTTTACCTGCGCAACGGCGAGGGCGTGCCGCTTGTCTGCCAGCATACGGCCGGCTGCCACAATCACCAATGGCGCGATCTTCTGGAAGATAGCGAAATTACGGCCGACTACGATGTGATTGCCTATGATCTTGCCCGTCACGGCAAGTCCGACCCGCCGCTCAACAAGGAGTGGTGGACGGAAGAATATCGGCTGACGACCGAGCACTATATGAACTTCATTACCGCGTTTTGCGATGCGCTCGATCTGGAAAATCCGATCTTCATGGGCTCTTCCTTCGGCGGCAATATCGCCTTGCAGCTCGCGCTCCATCACCCGGACCGTTTCCGCGCGGTCATCCCGGTCGAGGCCGCAGAGCATGCGCCCGGCTTCTTTCTCGACTGGTGGCGCCATCCGCATGCCAACGCTGCCCAGGTCTGCGCCTCCGGCGTATGGGACCTGATGGCGCCGCAAAGCCCGGACAAGGACCGCTGGCTCACCTGGCACTACTACACGCAAGGGTCCGAGGTTTTCAAAGGCGACCTCTACTTCTACTCCGTCGACCATGACCTCCGGACCAAACTTGGCGGTATCGATACCCGTCAGTGCCCGGTGATCATGATGACCGGCACCTATGACTATCTCACACCGCCTGATGCGACGGAGAACACCGCGCGGCAGATCCCGGGCGGCATCTATATCGAGATGGAGGATATCGGGCATTTCCCGATGTCGGAAAACTACCCGCTTTTCGCCGTGTATTTGAAGGAAGCGCTGCGGCTCATCGAGGAACGCACATGAAGCGCGCATCACCGGGACACAGCAGCCAGCAGAAAATCGCGTCGGGGAAATTCGTATGAAAATCATTGAATTTGACGAAAAGGGACAGCGCCGGGAAACCCGGCCGGAAACGCTTTCGGGAAGCGGAACGGCCAGCAGTCTCGCACCGCGTCCGGGCATCCGGTCGCCTGCCGCCGATCGTTCGCGGCGCAGAAGCGGCAGTTCCTCGGGTATCGAGCTTCATATGTTCCAGACAGGGATTCTGAAGACCAAGCTCAAGTTCATCAAGATGAACCAGGGGGAGAGCGATTTCGACATTCCCGTTCCGTGGTTCCTGATCAAGCATCCGGCAGGCAATATCGTCATCGACGGCGGCAATGCGATCGAGGCCGCGATCGACAAGCGGGCGCATTGGGGCGCGGTTGTCGACGCCTATGATCCGGTCATGGAGGTTTCGGAGAACTGCGCCGATCAGTGCCGCTCGGTCGGCGTCGACCCCGGCTCGGTCCGCTACGTGCTGCAATCCCATCTCCATCTCGACCACACCGGGGCAATCGGTCACTTTCCGAACGCGCAGATCATCTGCCAGCGCGCGGAATATGACTATGCGTTCAACCCGCACTGGTTCGCTCGCGGCGCCTATATCCGCGCCGACTTCGACAGGCCCGGCCTCAACTGGAAGCTCCTCGGCGGGGAATACACCGACAATTACGATCTGTTCGGCGACGGCGCCGTCCGCATGATCTTCACGCCGGGTCATGCGCCGGGGCATCAGTCCTTTCTGATCACCTTGCCGAAAACCGGGCCGGTGCTGCTGACCATCGATGCTGCCTACACGCTCGACCACTGGGAAAACAAGGCATTGCCCGGCCTTGTCCATTCGTCTGCCGATGCCGCGAATTCCGTGGCGAAGCTGCGCCGGATCGCGAGCGACACGAATGCGATGGTGGTTACGGGACACGATCCCGACAACTGGCAGACCTTTTTGAAGGCGCCGCACGACTTTTATGACTGAGCGG includes:
- a CDS encoding alpha/beta hydrolase, whose amino-acid sequence is MAKHSPVIGRYVTIDVDGYEYKVFYLRNGEGVPLVCQHTAGCHNHQWRDLLEDSEITADYDVIAYDLARHGKSDPPLNKEWWTEEYRLTTEHYMNFITAFCDALDLENPIFMGSSFGGNIALQLALHHPDRFRAVIPVEAAEHAPGFFLDWWRHPHANAAQVCASGVWDLMAPQSPDKDRWLTWHYYTQGSEVFKGDLYFYSVDHDLRTKLGGIDTRQCPVIMMTGTYDYLTPPDATENTARQIPGGIYIEMEDIGHFPMSENYPLFAVYLKEALRLIEERT
- a CDS encoding IclR family transcriptional regulator; translation: MDQEQTKLVPAVERATRILDLVARNRSHPNLSDLARELGIAKSSVHMLCRTLVELGLLIRRPDQTYQLGPHLMRWSNAFMEQSDVATEFASIWDRETELPGATITLTVLEGNEVVYIAARNSDISHSLVDFRAGMRLPAAFTATGKAFLSHMSDFEVKRIYADGLPPPRTSSSVQTVEQLLAELRETRERGYSVDNQQVAEGIICFGASVLDSRNFPIAGVAVSLRADELIDRERTIANVRRIATRLSARMGADLERAASRRTRVG
- a CDS encoding N-acyl homoserine lactonase family protein encodes the protein MFQTGILKTKLKFIKMNQGESDFDIPVPWFLIKHPAGNIVIDGGNAIEAAIDKRAHWGAVVDAYDPVMEVSENCADQCRSVGVDPGSVRYVLQSHLHLDHTGAIGHFPNAQIICQRAEYDYAFNPHWFARGAYIRADFDRPGLNWKLLGGEYTDNYDLFGDGAVRMIFTPGHAPGHQSFLITLPKTGPVLLTIDAAYTLDHWENKALPGLVHSSADAANSVAKLRRIASDTNAMVVTGHDPDNWQTFLKAPHDFYD